A part of Candidatus Eisenbacteria bacterium genomic DNA contains:
- the glgD gene encoding glucose-1-phosphate adenylyltransferase subunit GlgD produces the protein MRGAVAMVLAGGRGEALTILTKHRPSSALPFGGRYRIIDFALSNCVNSEIFRIGVLTQYSPVSLRDHIGIGQPWDLDRRDGGVKLLQPFVRSDRSNWYRGTADAIRQNLHVIDRSDVKTVLIVSGDSVYKMDYSEILSFHQKRGAKVTLVVTPVSREKSDRFGMVDLNADSLATSFEEKPLNKREGLAFTGIYVYDAKLLTKEVTSNPGLFDLVRNFVVPMIEKGEPVLGYVFRDYWEDMGEISAYYDANMALLSKNSRFNLYDPDWIIYTKSEERPPAKLGAGAEVSASLVANGCEIEGTVLNSILFPGVVVGRNALVKDSILMHGTVVSRNARIEKAILDKRVRVGDAAVVSPEGDLSPNSRFPAYLSSGISILGKGTVVPGGFRILGNSIVEGDLGRLLPSKESEICSGSCLIEEKK, from the coding sequence TTGAGGGGCGCCGTCGCGATGGTTCTTGCCGGAGGCAGGGGCGAGGCCCTCACTATCCTGACGAAGCACAGGCCGTCTTCGGCTCTGCCATTCGGCGGGAGGTACAGGATAATAGATTTTGCCCTCAGTAACTGCGTGAACTCCGAGATCTTCAGGATCGGAGTTCTGACGCAGTACTCACCTGTTTCGCTGCGCGACCACATAGGCATAGGCCAGCCGTGGGATCTTGACAGAAGAGACGGTGGTGTGAAGCTTCTTCAGCCTTTCGTCAGGAGCGATCGAAGCAACTGGTATCGCGGCACGGCGGACGCCATCAGGCAGAACCTGCACGTAATTGACAGGTCAGATGTGAAGACCGTGCTGATTGTCTCGGGCGACAGCGTTTACAAGATGGACTACAGCGAAATCCTCTCATTCCATCAGAAACGCGGTGCGAAGGTTACGCTTGTTGTCACTCCGGTGTCGAGAGAGAAATCGGACAGGTTCGGAATGGTCGACCTGAATGCAGACTCCCTGGCGACGTCGTTTGAAGAGAAACCGTTGAACAAAAGAGAAGGGCTGGCTTTCACGGGAATCTACGTCTATGATGCGAAACTCCTCACAAAGGAAGTTACGTCAAACCCGGGGCTCTTTGACCTCGTCAGGAATTTCGTCGTACCTATGATCGAGAAGGGAGAACCGGTCCTTGGCTATGTTTTCCGGGATTACTGGGAGGACATGGGAGAGATATCCGCCTACTACGATGCCAACATGGCGCTTCTTTCCAAGAATTCGCGGTTCAACCTTTACGATCCTGATTGGATAATCTACACGAAGAGTGAAGAGAGGCCGCCTGCCAAGCTCGGAGCCGGAGCAGAAGTGTCTGCCAGCCTGGTTGCCAATGGCTGCGAAATAGAAGGGACGGTCCTGAACTCAATCCTCTTTCCGGGCGTGGTCGTTGGAAGAAACGCACTGGTCAAGGATTCGATTCTCATGCACGGGACGGTGGTCTCAAGGAATGCAAGAATCGAGAAAGCCATTCTTGACAAGAGAGTCCGTGTTGGAGACGCGGCAGTAGTTTCGCCGGAAGGGGATCTTTCACCAAATAGCCGGTTTCCGGCATATCTCTCCTCCGGCATTTCTATTCTCGGCAAGGGAACAGTCGTTCCCGGTGGCTTCCGGATTCTGGGAAATTCTATTGTCGAGGGCGATCTCGGCCGGCTTCTGCCTTCTAAGGAGAGCGAGATTTGCTCCGGGAGCTGTTTGATCGAGGAGAAGAAATAG